A window of Babesia microti strain RI chromosome III, complete genome contains these coding sequences:
- a CDS encoding acetyl-CoA synthetase (overlaps_old_locusTagID:BBM_III02455): MDKSRGLDPFSDEYEIDQCIKEFVQTEKPRNPTPYDTKQSQTHTRINSLEKYESMYQKSLHSPETFWKDIALEIISWNTTFTNVFEGDLKNTNYSWFLGGKLNACYNCVDRWASSNPDKIAIIYEPDETKKCQKITYGQLLIKVCQFANLLKSLGITKGDVVCIYMPNSIELCYAMLACARIGAIHNVIFAGFSSSSLVDRIEDSMSKIIITCNEASRGGKTLKIKQIVDQALANTNLIEKVIVFKLEDKPVNLVPNRDILSTEMDIMDETCEIEYVDSNHLLFILYTSGSTGKPKGVAHCTGGYLVYVGCTIKYVFDLYNNDVFGCVADGGWITGHSYSIYGPLLHGATTLIFSSTPLYPHPGRYWELVEKHKLTQFYTAPTAIRSLIKHGKDCPDKFNLKSLRVIGSVGETINPDAWKWYHDKVGRGVATVVDTYWQTETGGITMTPIIGCTPTKPGSVITPFFGIEPAIVDARGNELFGPNVKGILCFKRHWPGSLKTVYLNHDRLASTYISPVNGFFQTGDAAYRDEDGHYWICGRTDDILNVSGHRMSSVELECALAKHPLVTEAAVVGCPHEIKGQRICCFVTLVKSDQHKRLENEVKKELIQSMRTTIGPIATPDYIAIVENLPKTRSGKIVRRILRHLAIGNDNFGDITTLANVEAIDSIKSVMESIKSSSNSC, from the exons ATGGACAAAAGCAGGGGATTAGATCCGTTCTCCGATGAATATGAGATCGACCAATGTATTAAGGAGTTTGTTCAAACTGAAAAGCCCCGGAATCCTACACCATACGATACCAAACAATCTCAAACCCATACACGCATCAATTCACTC GAAAAGTATGAATCAATGTACCAGAAAAGTTTGCACAGTCCGGAAACATTTTGGAAagat attgcTTTAGAAATCATTTCCTGGAATACCACCTTCACCAACGTTTTTGAGGG tgaCCTAAAGAACACTAACTATTCCTGGTTTTTGGGGGGCAAATTAAAC GCTTGCTATAATTGTGTGGATCGGTGGGCCAGCTCCAACCCGGACAAAATTGCCATTATTTATGAGCCAGATGAAACTAAAAAGtgtcaaaaaattacatacGGCCAGCTTCTAATCAAAGTATGCCAGTTTGCTAATTTGCTCAAGTCTCTTGGAATCACTAAGGGTGATGTTGTATGTATATACATGCCAAACTCAATAGAGTTATGTTATGCCATGCTTGCATGCGCAAGAATAGGTGCGATACACAA TGTCATTTTTGCGGGATTTTCATCTTCAAGTTTGGTGGATAGGATCGAAGATTCCATGAGCAAAATAATCATCACCTGTAACGAAGCTAGTAGGGGGGGAAAGACCTTGAAAATCAAACAAATCGTAGACCAAGCCCTAGCCAACACCAATTTGATTGAAAAGGTCATTGTTTTCAAACTTGAAG ACAAACCAGTAAATCTAGTTCCTAATAGGGATATACTATCCACTGAAATG GATATAATGGATGAAACGTGTGAAATAGAATACGTGGATAGCAACCACCTACTTTTCATTTTGTACACATCTGGTTCAACGGGTAAACCGAAA GGTGTGGCCCACTGCACTGGAGGATATTTGGTGTACGTTGGATGCACCATAAAGTATGTATTTGATCTGTATAATAACGACGTTTTTGGTTGTGTTGCTGATGGGGGGTGGATCACTGGGCACTCCTACTCCATATACGGCCCATTGCTGCATGGAGCGACCACATTGATATTCTCCTCCACACCTTTGTATCCACACCCTGGTCGCTACtg GGAACTTGTGGAGAAGCACAAACTCACCCAATTCTACACAGCACCCACAGCAATTAGATCACTTATCAAACATGGCAAAGATTGCCCAGACAAATTCAACTTGAAGTCTTTGCGTGTTATTGGG AGCGTGGGTGAGACTATTAATCCGGATGCCTGGAAGTGGTATCATGATAAG GTTGGTCGTGGAGTCGCCACTGTTGTTGACACCTACTGGCAAACGGAAACAGGCGGAATTACGATGACTCCTATAATTGGCTGCACCCCAACAAAACCAGGCAGTGTAATT ACGCCGTTTTTCGGGATTGAACCTGCAATCGTCGATGCACGTGGTAATGAGTTATTTGGTCCTAATGTCAAGGGAATTTTGTGCTTCAAGCGTCATTGGCCAG GCTCACTTAAGACCGTGTATTTGAATCACGACAGATTGGCCAGTACTTATATATCCCCTGTTAATGGGTTTTTTCAGACTGGGGACGCTGCCTATAGGGACGAAGATGGGCATTATTGGATTTGCGGGAGAACTGACGATATTCTAAATGTATCgg GCCATCGTATGTCATCTGTTGAATTGGAATGCGCATTGGCTAAACATCCATTAGTGACTGAGGCAGCTGTTGTTGGTTGTCCCCATGAGATTAAGGGTCAGAGAATTTGCTGTTTTGTGACTCTAGTGAAATCCGACCAACACAAAAGATTGGAAAATGAAGTGAAGAAGGAGCTGATACAATCAATGCGTACGACTATTGGTCCCATTGCCACTCCAGATTACATTGCCATTGTGGAAA ATTTACCAAAAACTAGAAGTGGAAAGATTGTAAGGAGGATCCTACGCCATTTGGCAATAGGAAATGACAACTTTGGGGATATTACTACACTAGCAAATGTTGAAGCCATTGACTCAATCAAATCTGTTATGGAGTCGATCAAATCCAGTTCTAATTCTTGTTAA
- a CDS encoding Transportin-2 (overlaps_old_locusTagID:BBM_III02460), giving the protein MATWEDNPAVLNELLDILREFSVPDTKIQRVVQQRWSNFESTHQDAPLYLLKVSITTNVAQVSQLSTLLLRRSIERASLLPDWIKDVLKNGLLEAIMSPSKELRDAASAALCSLYTHEGYHKWPQLPLALFNLIICDNNTTASLGAARALYDICLELVNKDSEFAQFAISQLLPQINSCAVENLVARNFFGKLVCLLCEASDIIWTVYFQIIWQYAIESMQTVAKINISDHLASELCVSVMKIVNESWQHHPEVIISSIDTIIMFILHTPELLIRHNVQSEKVSGFQIESIDFFPRVLRANKHSDRARSAIVGAIESHLKHIIPYLVNLTQYSEFDYMSMDHSQLENDNSAVPDREQDINIRYKQDASPDDMSGIEDDFQGNVGSTWGSIWTKRKAAALAIDHLAVSFGPRLLDDILKIIEQRLSDNNWEIAESAVLTLGAIARGCSNGLAPFLPKVLPYLFELSKHENPLMRSIACWCVARFSSWASQPENCNYWTNRLISVLLDRVLDNNKRVQEAACSALATLIEESYDQITLHFESICTVIDKAFRSYQYTNSLLLYDILSEMIEAEERCHLESYSDDKLHNDQWKGFSLRNFIYIRLSNDWNETLKSSNHISTLCMAKYVAITDCTSIILRSERNNVDMHIFSPNNALKVVHMIFVMDSDSNLPAGIYESSFNVLSAIVEFYGVEIAQTIESLPDFVPLVIQSISNCNGSALSAGLALIGDLSFKLSSLLVPHIQMILNISCGALDTYVDKLNRKVSTQSLFPIVNNSTWAIGVLCDCISVRQNTILAYAFSPHMNQVFNSLSVGLRCKNSIASSGSATALGKFAKSFPDFMKNAIFTILGIWSTVALSLKNPCDKDSVTLAICEAIEPANIAHIDLNDLSCVIRLLASVSNQDSNATVANRVLQRIKDSLSAEEWSFITR; this is encoded by the coding sequence ATGGCGACATGGGAGGATAACCCCGCAGTATTGAACGAGCTACTGGACATTCTACGGGAATTCTCCGTCCCAGACACGAAAATCCAGAGAGTGGTGCAACAGAGATGGTCCAATTTCGAATCTACACATCAAGATGCTCCTCTTTATCTCCTTAAAGTGTCCATCACAACCAATGTAGCCCAAGTATCCCAACTTTCAACTTTGCTACTACGTAGATCGATTGAAAGGGCTAGTCTGTTGCCTGATTGGATAAAGGATGTCCTCAAGAATGGCCTACTTGAAGCAATTATGTCGCCCAGTAAGGAGTTAAGAGATGCGGCTTCAGCGGCACTTTGTTCATTATACACCCATGAAGGGTACCACAAATGGCCCCAATTGCCTCTAGCGCTATTTAATCTTATTATATGTGACAACAATACGACGGCTTCTCTAGGAGCGGCGAGGGCTCTGTATGATATTTGCCTGGAACTAGTAAATAAGGATTCTGAATTTGCCCAGTTCGCAATTTCGCAGCTGTTGCcacaaattaatagttGTGCAGTTGAGAATTTGGTTGCTAGGAATTTTTTTGGAAAACTAGTATGTTTGCTTTGTGAAGCTAGTGATATAATTTGGACCGTGTATTTCCAGATTATTTGGCAATACGCGATTGAAAGTATGCAAACAGTTGctaaaataaatatcagTGACCATTTGGCCAGTGAATTGTGTGTATCCGTTATGAAAATAGTCAATGAATCGTGGCAGCATCATCCAGAagtaataatttcatctatTGATACTATTATTATGTTTATATTGCATACCCCTGAGTTGCTGATTAGACACAACGTTCAAAGTGAAAAAGTCTCTGGGTTTCAGATTGAATCGATTGATTTTTTCCCCAGAGTTTTGCGCGCCAATAAACACAGTGACAGGGCAAGATCGGCAATTGTGGGAGCAATTGAATCACACTTGAAGCATATAATTCCATACCTTGTCAATCTCACTCAATATAGCGAGTTTGACTATATGTCAATGGATCACTCAcaattggaaaatgataataGCGCAGTTCCCGATAGGGAGCAAGATATCAATATTAGATACAAACAAGATGCTTCGCCTGATGACATGAGTGGCATAGAAGACGATTTTCAGGGAAATGTCGGCAGTACTTGGGGGTCGATTTGGACAAAACGCAAGGCGGCAGCATTGGCTATTGATCATTTGGCTGTGTCATTTGGCCCACGGCTTCTTGATGACATTCTTAAAATCATAGAACAAAGATTGTCTGATAATAATTGGGAAATAGCGGAATCTGCCGTGTTGACCCTAGGTGCAATAGCCCGTGGTTGCTCTAATGGCTTGGCGCCATTTCTTCCAAAGGTCTTGCCATACCTGTTCGAACTATCCAAGCACGAAAACCCACTAATGAGATCAATTGCCTGTTGGTGTGTGGCCCGATTTTCTTCATGGGCTTCCCAACCCgaaaattgcaattacTGGACAAATAGGCTCATTTCAGTTTTGTTGGATCGAGTATTGGACAATAATAAGCGGGTTCAGGAGGCAGCATGTTCGGCATTGGCCACTCTCATTGAAGAATCATACGACCAAATAACGCTACATTTTGAATCAATATGCACTGTTATAGACAAGGCATTTAGGTCATATCAGTACACAAATTCACTGCTTCTATACGACATACTGAGTGAAATGATAGAGGCGGAGGAACGCTGCCACTTGGAAAGTTATTCAGATGATAAATTGCATAATGACCAGTGGAAAGGCTTTTCTTTgagaaattttatatatatccGACTAAGCAACGATTGGAACGAGACACTAAAGTCCAGCAACCATATATCTACACTGTGTATGGCCAAGTATGTCGCCATCACTGATTGTACATCAATAATACTCCGTTCTGAACGAAATAATGTTGATATGCATATATTTAGTCCAAATAATGCTTTAAAGGTTGTTCACatgatatttgtgatgGATAGTGACAGTAACTTGCCAGCGGGTATATACGAATCATCGTTTAATGTATTATCGGCGATCGTTGAGTTTTATGGTGTTGAGATTGCCCAAACTATAGAATCTCTGCCAGATTTTGTGCCCCTGGTTATTCAGAGTATAAGCAACTGTAATGGATCGGCTCTTTCTGCGGGATTGGCTCTGATAGGTGATTTGTCTTTCAAGTTATCATCATTACTGGTGCCACATATACAGATGATCTTGAACATTTCATGCGGGGCATTAGATACGTATGTGGATAAATTGAATAGGAAAGTGTCTACTCAGTCATTATTTCCAATAGTAAACAACTCTACATGGGCAATAGGAGTACTGTGCGATTGTATATCTGTGCGGCAAAATACAATTCTTGCCTATGCATTTTCTCCACACATGAACCAGGTGTTCAACTCTTTGAGCGTGGGATTGCGATGTAAAAACAGCATAGCATCGAGTGGTTCTGCCACTGCGCTGGGAAAATTCGCTAAATCATTCCCAGACTTTATGAAAAATGCCATTTTTACCATATTGGGCATCTGGTCCACTGTGGCCCTTAGCCTCAAGAACCCATGCGACAAAGACTCGGTGACTTTGGCAATTTGCGAGGCCATTGAACCTGCTAACATCGCACATATTGACCTAAACGACCTAAGTTGTGTAATACGATTACTCGCATCCGTTAGTAACCAAGATTCTAATGCTACTGTCGCTAATAGGGTGTTGCAGCGTATCAAAGATTCACTGTCAGCTGAGGAATGGAGTTTTATCACGCGTTAG
- a CDS encoding hypothetical protein (overlaps_old_locusTagID:BBM_III02465), whose product MSVNNNNFYDIELGSVEDEIKRLKIEDKIFGQKHYPAESDYILAKNSAISEHVNLLEIQNGPVKWEGRIITITKKATKYSIMLHIITFIVSVSMTFGIVYMFLLYNNTQAQGHE is encoded by the coding sequence ATGAGtgtcaataataataatttttacgaCATAGAATTAGGCAGCGTCgaagatgaaattaaaagACTGAAAATTGaagataaaatatttggacAGAAACATTATCCAGCGGAATCTGATTACATATTGGCAAAAAATTCAGCAATTTCAGAGCATGTAAACTTATTGGAAATACAAAATGGCCCAGTGAAATGGGAGGGGAGAATAATTACCATAACAAAAAAAGCAACGAAGTATTCGATAATGTTACACATTATAACATTCATAGTATCAGTGTCTATGACATTTGGCATTGTATACATGTTTCTATTATACAACAACACGCAGGCCCAGGGACAcgaatga
- a CDS encoding thioredoxin 1 (overlaps_old_locusTagID:BBM_III02465;~overlaps_old_locusTagID:BBM_III02470) codes for MIYNNENSMLLGRQKVLTMVKEVQTTAEFKTLISENAIVVVDFYATWCGPCMSFAPKFEALSAEFPNILFIKVNVDQNSELQALYSITSIPSFKIFKDGAVVDSCTGANDAILRSTIKKHV; via the exons atgatatataataatgaaaatagtATGTTGTTGGGCAGACAAAAAGTATTGACAATGGTGAAAGAAGTACAAACTACTGCTG AATTCAAGACTCTAATTTCTGAAAATGCCATCGTTGTTGTGGATTTTTACGCAACATGGTGTG GACCTTGCATGAGTTTTGCCCCCAAATTTGAAGCCCTTAGTGCTGAGTTCCCCAACATCTTATTCATAAAAGTGAATGTGGATCAAAATTCGGAACTACAAGCACTATATTCCATCACTAGTATTCCgtcattcaaaattttcaaagaCGGGGCTGTTGTAGATTCGTGCACTGGAGCTAATGATGCGATTTTGAG GAGCACTATCAAGAAGCACGTCTAG
- a CDS encoding Signal peptide peptidase (overlaps_old_locusTagID:BBM_III02475), with protein MGTNTSGYHLALGLLGLSIILFNFIVYPATVQMLLYTLLIIYSGSKSSLEHGDRGYPQVFTEFDAFIFPIAGSFILITIYFAYRLFGIYHINLLMCAYLTIIGYVSLTNLLYNFFHPFFALYLTSKCYNFPNKENPTINFSVDTPIYSIASLLIVSAWLKTKHWTLHNIIGIAFCIEAIRTVSIGNLIIGGILLWGLFLYDIFWVFGTSVMTTIAKVSDAPIKLFLPYTNSYKEFCIIGLGDIVLPGIFISMTMKFDNYIEAANDGKKSNHFWFTLLSYQIGLSFAGYALNKYNSGQPALLYLVPSISLGFLTSIFVSGHAALALEFEEQQRL; from the exons ATGGGGACTAATACCTCTGGGTATCACCTAGCCCTGGGACTTCTGGGTTTGTCcataattttattcaatttcataGTTTACCCAGCTACAGTACAAATGTTACTATATACTCTTTTGATAATCTATTCTGGGTCCAAATCTAGTCTTGAACACGGG GATAGGGGATATCCACAAGTTTTTACCGAATTTGACGCATTTATTTTCCCAATAGCGGGTTCGTTTATCTTAATAACAAT TTATTTTGCCTACAGGCTTTTTGGGATTTATCACATCAACTTGTTGATGTGTGCCTATTTGACCATAATTGGCTACGTATCGCTTACTAATTtactatataattttttt CACCCATTTTTTGCGTTATATTTAACTAGCAAATGTTATAACTTCCCCAATAAAG AAAACCCTACGATAAATTTCTCTGTTGATACTCCAATCTACTCTATTGCATCACTACTAATAGTCTCCGCTTGGCTTAAGACCAAACATTGGACACTGCACAATATAATAGGGATCGCATTTTGTATAGAA GCAATTAGGACAGTATCCATTGGCAATTTGATTATCGGAGGCATTTTACTG TGGGGATTATTTCTctatgatattttttggGTCTTCGGCACCAGCGTAATGACGACTATAGCAAAG gttTCAGATGCACCaattaaactatttttacCATACACTAACAGCTACAAGGAATTTTGCATTATAGGCTTAGGGGATATAGTACTACCAGGCATATTCATATCTATGACCATGAAATTTGACAACTATATAGAAGCAGCCAATGATGGTAAAAAAAGCAACCATTTTTGGTTTACCCTACTTAGCTACCAAATTGGCCTATCTTTTGCGGGGTATGCACTGAATAAGTATAAT TCGGGGCAACCAGCTTTGTTGTATTTGGTACCAAGCATTTCATTGGGTTTTTTAACATCTATTTTCGTGTCGGGTCATGCTGCTCTTGCGCTAGAATTTGAAGAGCAGCAACGTTTATAA
- a CDS encoding UPF0235 protein Daro_3887 (overlaps_old_locusTagID:BBM_III02480) translates to MLKHGSDGRVFLTVRVKPGAKSTKIVEIDENCLHLQIAAPPRDGECNEALIKYISKILGIKKTGISLVLGHKSRDKTLSIVGNYADILDKINRLKQN, encoded by the exons ATGTTGAAACATGGGAGTGATGGCCGGGTGTTCCTCACTGTTAGGGTAAAACCCGGGGCTAAAAGTACTAAAATTGTAG aaattgatgaaaattGTCTACACTTGCAAATCGCAGCCCCCCCAAGAGATGGTGAATGCAATGAAGCCctaatcaaatatatttcgAAAATTT TAGGGATTAAAAAAACTGGCATTTCACTAGTTTTGGGGCATAAATCCAGGGACAAG ACTCTAAGTATTGTGGGTAACTATGCCGACATTCTGGATAAGATTAACAGGCTTAAACAAAACTAA
- a CDS encoding mitochondrial ribosomal protein L28 precursor, putative (overlaps_old_locusTagID:BBM_III02485) has product MGRYPFLFGKYLRLHGNRLRKAFKKHQIIHPIPVKAYGRPPSAASQTGLYHDEDFNYYTKVSYSLNKTRIKLKPNVFRKLFESQALNTLVPVRVSTSALHEMADKGGFDNYILNTTPEQLRSQLGERIRNVIYFYRQPQNYQFKALGLPWKVFYTKRSRIDPMQAYYTHLRGIEKSQNNDSNKSYSPFYLPPSGGTPEHQEFVESAVTPLNLWWNNAKLMEPLRKRLRQARIMERAHVDIKLLNAYRRGQGRGGGGRSGAIFKRRSKTYRYNDVRPY; this is encoded by the exons ATGGGTAGATACCCTTTCctatttggaaaatatttgcGTTTACATG GCAATAGACTCAGAAAAGCTTTCAAAAAACACCAAATAATCCATCCAATCCCCGTAAAAGCTTACGGAAGACCTCCATCAGCGGCATCTCAGACAG GCTTGTATCACGATGAGGACTTTAACTACTACACCAAAGTATCCTATTCTTTAAATAAAACGCGAATTAAACTCAAGCCCAACGTTTTCAGAAAGTTATTCGAGTCGCAAGCCCTTAACACATTGGTTCCAGTTCGTGTGTCTACTAGTG CACTACATGAAATGGCCGATAAGGGTGGTTTTgacaattacatattaaatacCACGCCCGAACAGCTTCGTTCACAATTGGGGGAGAGGATTCGCAATGTTATATACTTTTACCGACAACcacaaaattaccaatttaAGGCACTTGGATTACCCTGGAAAGTTTTCTACACCAAGCGTAGCAgg ATTGATCCAATGCAAGCTTATTACACCCATTTGAGAGGGATTGAAAAGTCACAAAATAACGACAGTAACAAAAGCTACTCACCATTCTACCTTCCGCCATCTGGGGGAACTCCCGAACACCAGGAGTTTGTAGAATCCGCAGTTACACCGCTTAACCTCTGGTGGAACAATGCAAAGTTAATGGAGCCACTGAGAAAGCGACTAAGACAGGCCAGAATCATGGAAAGGGCTCATGTAGATATAAAGTTGCTTAATGCCTATAGAAGGGGCCAAGGCAGGGGTGGGGGAGGAAGATCCGGGGCAATTTTTAAGCGCAGATCTAAAACGTACAGATACAACGATGTAAGACCTTACTGA